ataagagaaaataaataaaatgtgttcTACATAGTGCTACGAAGGATAATTAAACGTCGAAGGAGTCATCAAGTAATTGTTTTAGTTCTTTGAGATGCTGCATTTTGCTTCCTGTTGCGGGTGAAGCACCTGTTGGGCGACCAGCAtacctgaaacaaaaatttagattTACGGATCAAagttaatcataaaatatacatttatatacttCTACAGCTATACCTTATCATATATTCACATTAAAGTATGATAAATaaagctataataaatatcctaTTCAAATACTATAACCAACATTACCTTAACGTTCTCTGTTTGGGTTTATTAGATTCTATTGACGGCGACTCGGACACATTCGTTGGTTTAGTTGATGAGAACCAACCACTAAACAACCCTCCGCTACCCCTACTGTCGTATGACGTATTTCCGCTGCTGTAACATGGCCCAATTTTTTCCTTTGCTTAGCAAGCACGCGTACAAGacaaattattgataaattttgtgCTTAAGTATATTGCTTATTTGTGATATATTTACGCacatcaaaattttataaattacatcgaaaacgaaactgtgacaaagtaaaaaatttggGCCACGTGTGAACAGCTAAATATATGACAAACAGCCAAAATAtcctaattttataatttatgttacaaGTATCAATTAGATGATTTTGCAACACAAATTCATTATAATGAAAACACGAGcaatttatacgtatttttgtaagctaaaattatacatatatattgcaaAAGGCAGATcttaatatttgtttgaatttcGATACTCACAATACAGAACGAGCTCCATTCAAAGCTGTATGAAATCTAGGTTGAACGTATGTCCATGCGCCCTGATTTTTGTGTTCTTCTTGAGCCCATACTATTTTTGCATTAGCATATTTATCGGCTTCGTCCCTAACTAAATCGTATGGGAAAGGTGAAATctacaaaaacaaaagaatacaagtaaatttaattaatagaatgaaaataaacaaaaaggtTTTCGAATTTGATAGCAACTAATATTTACCTGTTCGATTCTCACAATAGCGACTTTATCGTCCAATTTCTTCTCCGCGCGTGCTTTctttaaatcgtaataaacTTTACCAGAACAGAAAATTACCCTTTTAACATTACTGGGATTTTGAGAAGCTACACCTTCTTCTGGTATCACTCTAAGAAATTCTGTATTTTCCAACATCAAATCGAAACTAGACTTGGCTTCTGGATGACGAAGCAATGATTTTGGTGTCATTAAAATCAAAGGTTTCCTAAATGGCAATGCAATCTGTCTTCTTAgaatatggaaataatttgCTGGTGTACTGCAATTGGCTACAATCCAATTGCTATCGTGTAACTGACGCACAGCGAATTCTTCGCTATCAGGAGGGAAATAATCTGGGTCATCAGCAGACATTTGTAGGAAACGTTCCAAGCGGGCACTGGAATGTTCAGGTCCCTAGAACAGGTGGACAATCATGTAGATAATTATATACTGtcatataacaaattttttaaacacatATTTAAGAACTTACCATTCCCTCAAGCCCGTGAGGTTGTAACATTACAAGACCAGATTGACGTACCCATTTAGCTTGACCACTGCTGATAAATTGATCAATTATGCACTGTGCTGTGTTATTGAAATCACCAAATTGTGCTTCCCAGCACACTAGTGCATTAGGATTGGTCATAGAATAACCTAATTCAAATCCTAAAAGtttaacaagaaaaaaatatttttattcgtaatatcattaaaacatatatataaagcCAATTTAAGTAATATCATAACATTACCAAGTACACCAAACTCTGATAAAGAACTATTGCATACAGTATATGGAGCTTGATCTGGGTAAAGATAACACAGTGGTCTGTAAGTAGCTTTATCCACAGTTTGATGATGGAGAACATGATGTCTGTGTGAAAAAGTTCCTCTTTCTACATCTTGACCTGATAATCTAACATGAATACCCTCCTTAAGTAGAGAACCAAAGGCCATAGCTTCTCCAAGAGCCCAATCAACTGTTCGCGCTTCTATCATTTCCATACGAGATTTCAAAATACGTTCGATACCTGTATGTTTATATGTTTCAAattagtatatatttaatatgaactTTGCCTAATTAATTCATCCATAATTAGAAAGACATTTACCTTTATGAACCACAAATTCAGCTGCATTGGGTGGTGGtgaagagaatttttttcCAATATGAATGAGTGTGTCTTCTTTAATACCGGTAGGAGATACTTTCAAAGGGTCTTTCCCTTCAAAGAAACCAGACCATGGAGAATCCAACCAATCTTTGTACTTAATATGTGTTTCTTGTCTAGCATTGACATATGCTTCTTCACAAATTTTCTcatatttatctttaacaTCCTGCAATATCATTACAAAAACATAGTCACACATACTcaaataactaaaatatttcttatttcggTACCTTAACTTCTTCAGGAGAAACGACACTATCATCAATAAGACTTTTGGCATATATGTCTAGAACTGGTGGAGTATTTCTAATTTTGCGATACATCAAAGGCTGTGTAAACATAGGTTCGTCAATCTCATTGTGACCATTTCGTCTATATGATACAATATCAATAACAACATCTTTATGGAAAGTTGCTCTCCATTCTGCAGCAACTTTACAAACATGCATTACTGCCTCAGGATCATCCGAATTTACATGGAAAATGGGTGCATTCACTACTCTTGCAACATCTTTCATAAAACCATTAATGATTAGAGTAACCTTAGAACACAAAAAGATTATCCTTTATGTGTATGATAAGATACTTACCAGTACAATACGGAGAGGATCGTGAATGTCTTGGATCTGTAGTAAATCCAATTTGATTATTCACCACAATATGAATAGTACCATGAGTTGTATAATCTGGCAAGTCTGATAAGTGCATTGTTTCAAAAACAATACCCTGCCCACAGAATGCAGCATCACCATGCAGAAGAATAGACATGACCTGTTAATATCAGTTTAATCATGAAGCTTCCAGAggagtaataaaattttgttatcaatGTAAATTACTCCGTATAGTGTACCTTTTTGCCTTCGCCATCACCGCGATAAAATTGTTCTGCACGAGTCTTTCCTTGTACTATTGGATCGACAGCTTCTAAATGAGATGGATTCGCCACAACAGCTAAACGAATGTTTTTGTTTGTTACTCGATTCAAACGCTCAATGTATGTTCCCAAATGATATTTAACATCACCAGAACcctaaatttattaagaattagtaaagcatatacatataaatgacAAGATCAAATTTCGTATTGTAATATCATACA
This sequence is a window from Bombus pyrosoma isolate SC7728 linkage group LG10, ASM1482585v1, whole genome shotgun sequence. Protein-coding genes within it:
- the LOC122572008 gene encoding 2-oxoglutarate dehydrogenase, mitochondrial isoform X7 codes for the protein MQNVLLIIIYLFRSLYEVKMYKARTLFSTLAPLAPRMCRPERFASWLVRSHPLTRTTQVIVIEPIRKYSKVATEPFLNGSSSTYVEEMYNAWLQDPHSVHVSWDSFFRSSTAGAAPGLAYQAPPSLAPSHNQVPLGALLPLGGGTQLSQIPVNEKIIDDHLAVQAIIRSYQARGHLVADLDPLGIMQTDLIHTHYAARKGSPEQVLRQYMLEESDMDRIFKLPSTTFIGGKEKSLPLREILKRLEAAYCGHIGVEFMFINSLEQCNWIRQKMETPGIMEMTNDERRLILARLTRATGFEAFLARKWSSEKRFGLEGCEILIPAMKQVIDKSTELGVESIVMGMPHRGRLNVLANVCRKPLSQIFTQFAALEAADDGSGDVKYHLGTYIERLNRVTNKNIRLAVVANPSHLEAVDPIVQGKTRAEQFYRGDGEGKKVMSILLHGDAAFCGQGIVFETMHLSDLPDYTTHGTIHIVVNNQIGFTTDPRHSRSSPYCTDVARVVNAPIFHVNSDDPEAVMHVCKVAAEWRATFHKDVVIDIVSYRRNGHNEIDEPMFTQPLMYRKIRNTPPVLDIYAKSLIDDSVVSPEEVKDVKDKYEKICEEAYVNARQETHIKYKDWLDSPWSGFFEGKDPLKVSPTGIKEDTLIHIGKKFSSPPPNAAEFVVHKGIERILKSRMEMIEARTVDWALGEAMAFGSLLKEGIHVRLSGQDVERGTFSHRHHVLHHQTVDKATYRPLCYLYPDQAPYTVCNSSLSEFGVLGFELGYSMTNPNALVCWEAQFGDFNNTAQCIIDQFISSGQAKWVRQSGLVMLQPHGLEGMGPEHSSARLERFLQMSADDPDYFPPDSEEFAVRQLHDSNWIVANCSTPANYFHILRRQIALPFRKPLILMTPKSLLRHPEAKSSFDLMLENTEFLRVIPEEGVASQNPSNVKRVIFCSGKVYYDLKKARAEKKLDDKVAIVRIEQISPFPYDLVRDEADKYANAKIVWAQEEHKNQGAWTYVQPRFHTALNGARSVLYAGRPTGASPATGSKMQHLKELKQLLDDSFDV
- the LOC122572008 gene encoding 2-oxoglutarate dehydrogenase, mitochondrial isoform X3: MQNVLLIIIYLFRSLYEVKMYKARTLFSTLAPLAPRMCRPERFASWLVRSHPLTRTTQVIVIEPIRKYSKVATEPFLNGSSSTYVEEMYNAWLQDPHSVHVSWDSFFRSSTAGAAPGLAYQAPPSLAPSHNQVPLGALLPLGGGTQLSQIPVNEKIIDDHLAVQAIIRSYQARGHLVADLDPLGIMQTDLIHTHYAARKGSPEQVLRQYMLEESDMDRIFKLPSTTFIGGKEKSLPLREILKRLEAAYCGHIGVEFMFINSLEQCNWIRQKMETPGIMEMTNDERRLILARLTRATGFEAFLARKWSSEKRFGLEGCEILIPAMKQVIDKSTELGVESIVMGMPHRGRLNVLANVCRKPLSQIFTQFAALEAADDGSGDVKYHLGTYIERLNRVTNKNIRLAVVANPSHLEAVDPIVQGKTRAEQFYRGDGEGKKVMSILLHGDAAFCGQGIVFETMHLSDLPDYTTHGTIHIVVNNQIGFTTDPRHSRSSPYCTDVARVVNAPIFHVNSDDPEAVMHVCKVAAEWRATFHKDVVIDIVSYRRNGHNEIDEPMFTQPLMYRKIRNTPPVLDIYAKSLIDDSVVSPEEVKDVKDKYEKICEEAYVNARQETHIKYKDWLDSPWSGFFEGKDPLKVSPTGIKEDTLIHIGKKFSSPPPNAAEFVVHKGIERILKSRMEMIEARTVDWALGEAMAFGSLLKEGIHVRLSGQDVERGTFSHRHHVLHHQTVDKATYRPLCYLYPDQAPYTVCNSSLSEFGVLGFELGYSMTNPNALVCWEAQFGDFNNTAQCIIDQFISSGQAKWVRQSGLVMLQPHGLEGMGPEHSSARLERFLQMSADDPDYFPPDSEEFAVRQLHDSNWIVANCSTPANYFHILRRQIALPFRKPLILMTPKSLLRHPEAKSSFDLMLENTEFLRVIPEEGVASQNPSNVKRVIFCSGKVYYDLKKARAEKKLDDKVAIVRIEQISPFPYDLVRDEADKYANAKIVWAQEEHKNQGAWTYVQPRFHTALNGARSVFSGNTSYDSRGSGGLFSGWFSSTKPTNVSESPSIESNKPKQRTLRYAGRPTGASPATGSKMQHLKELKQLLDDSFDV